In Pseudomonas sp. p1(2021b), the genomic window GCGAGACAGGCGAGCATCGGCAAGGCCGGCCATCATTCCGGACTCGAGTTGATGATGGTCGAGCAGATGCCGCAACAGCTGGATGACGGTCAGCTCGAAGAGCCGATCCAGCGTAGCGCGACGACCGCAATGGTCGCCGTCGGCCTCGGCGAACAACCATTTGACCGTGTCCGAGAGCATTGGAAGCTCGGCCAGCGGCAACACCATCACGTCAGGCAATGCTGCCGCCAGCGGGTTGTCCACACCGCCTGCAAACTCCAGGGATGCGCATTGCAAACGGGCTTCACCCGCCGGCGTGCTGGATAACTGGTGCCAGTTGGGACGAGGAATGAAAATCAGGCTCGGCTCGGTCAGCCGTACATTCGAGCGCCCCGCGACCGACAATTCCAATACCCCGCCCTGCAGTAGATGCATATGCCCCTTGCGATCTGCGCCGGTGTATTGCCTGGCGCCACAAAACCCACCGCTGTAGTACAGCTCGGCACGCACACCGTATAGCGCCAGTAGCTTGGATAAACGATCCATGGATTTGCGCACCTCTAGCCTGGACGATCTGCAGCAAATTCTAGACTATTTAAGCCCAAAAGAACGACGCTCCGTTGCATCATGACCCCGTACTCAAACGGCGTTGCTTGCTTCGAAAGGAAGTGCGCCGTACGCCCCCCCCTGATAAGCAGGCCCGTGCAACACACTTTCTTGGAGATCGCTCATGAACACCTCTCTCGCTGACCGTTCCATCGCCACCCGCCTTCTGAACAGAGGGCTGGGCCAGCACGTCACCCGCACCGGCGTTGCAGGCATCTACGTGGCCATGGCCATCATCTACTTCTGGTTTGGAGGCATGAAGTTCACAGGCTACGAAGCAAACGGCATTCATGGCTTCGTCAGCAACAGCCCGTTGCTTTACTGGGTATACAACCTCATGAGCGTCCAAGGTTTCTCCAACTTTCTGGGGGTTCTGGAGGTATCCATTGGCCTACTCATTGCCGGCCGGGTGTTTTCTGCCAAGTTCTCGGCGTTGGGCGGATTGCTCTCCGCAGGCCTGTTCATCACGACGCTTTCATTCATGCTGACCACCCCAGGCGTGTTCGAACCGAGCCTCGGTTTCCCTGCGATTTCCGTGGTGCCAGGCCAGTTCTTGCTCAAGGACTTGGGTTTGCTCGCCGCTTCGATTTTCATTGCCGGCACATCGATGACTGCACTCGAGCAGAAATAAAAAATCGCGTGTTTTGACAAGGGTCTTCTGCACCAGCAGAAGGCCCTCTTTCGCTCATCCCCTACCCCCTTGGCCGCGAATCGTTGATCAGGCGATTCTGGCTGTTGGTCAAATGCAGACGAATTGCCGCTCTGGCTGCATCCGGGTCCTGGGTGCGTATCGCGTTGAAGATGGCCTCGTGTTCAAGATTGGCGAGGTAGGCCTGGCGCGCCAGATTGGCCTCGGGGCGCTCGTTCGATTCGATCCGGTTTCGAGGAATCAGGGCGCTCCCCAGATGGACCAGCAGTTCGGTGAAATAGACGTTGCCGGTCGCTTCGGCGATCAGCAGATGGAACCGGCGATCAGGTTCGACGCAACTGTCCCCTATTGCAGCCAAGTCCTGATAGTCATCCAACGCTTCACGCATTCTGCGCAGGTGCTCATCAGTGCGCCTGAGCGCAGCCAGGGCGGCAGCCTGCCCTTCCAGGCCAATGCGCACCTCCAGGACCTGACGAACGCTCGCGGCGGTTTCCATACCGAGGTGAAAGCCGGTTTGGGGCTGACGCATGATGACAAACGTGCCAATCCCATGCCGGGTCTCGACCAAACCCGAAGCCTGCAGCTTCGAAAGCGCTTCGCGCACCACCGTTCGGCTCACGCCATGCTCACGCACGATAGCCGCTTCCGAAGGTAGCTTGTCCCCTGGTTTGAAGGCTCCCATCAAAATGCGACGCGTCAGGTCCGATACGAGGTCATGAGCGCGCGTATGGCCCTTCTTCCGGGTAGCGGGGGCCGGGGAATCGTGGAGCTCCATGCATTCCTCTTTATGGATGTATGACAACCGAAGCGGTTTTAGGCGAGTCTAACATCGTCAACTTGTATGACAACATAGTATTTTCGATAAAATTTATCTGCTCGATCACCCACCATCCTCAACAAAAAAACCTGAAATATAGGCCTAAATTGCGATTAATTTACGCATAAAATCGGTTGTATGCTGATTTTCCCATACAAAAAATCGCTTGTAGGACAACTTTTTCGCTCCTATGATCGACTCCGACATGTCAGACAAGCCAGACCGAACTCACCACAACAACGCTAACCAGGCTGTGACCCGCCATGAATCCTCAAGAGCTGAAATCGATCCTGTCTTCCGGGCTTTTGTCCTTCCCCGTCACTGACTTTACCGCCAGCGGCGATTTCAACGCTGCAAGCTACGCAAAGCGGCTAGAGTGGCTGGCCCCCTATGGCGCAAGTGCGCTCTTCGCCGCTGGCGGCACCGGCGAGTTCTTCTCGCTCGAGCCCAACGAATATTCCTCGATAATCAAGACTGCGGTAGAGACCTGCCATGGCCAGGTACCGATCCTCGCCGGCGCTGGCGGCCCGACTCGCCAGGCAATCGCATACGCCCAGGAAGCACAGCGTCAAGGTGCCGCTGGCATCCTGTTGCTGCCGCATTACTTGACCGAAGCCAGCCAACAAGGCCTGGTAGCCCACGTCGAGCAGGTCTGCCGCTCCGTGGACTTCGGCGTGGTGGTCTACAACCGCAACGTTTGCCGGCTGACCGCTGATAGCCTGGAAAAGCTCGCCGATCGCTGTCCGAACCTGATCGGTTTCAAAGACGGCATCGGTGAAATCGAGCCGATGGTCGCCATCCGCCGCCGTCTCGGCGAGCGCCTTACCTATCTCGGCGGCCTGCCGACCGCCGAAGTCTATGCCGCTGCCTACAAGGCCCTGGGTGTGCCGGTGTATTCCTCCGCTGTCTTCAATTTCATCCCCAAGACCGCCATCGAGTTCTACAACGCCGTCGCCAGCGACGACCACACTACGGTCAACCGTCTGATCGACGAGTTCTTCCTACCCTATCTGGACATCCGCAATCGTTGCGAGGGCTACGGCGTGAGCATCATCAAGGCCGGCGCGAAGCTGGCGGGCCATGACGCAGGTCCGGTGCGTGCGCCCTTGACCGATCTGAACGGTGAAGAAATGGAAATGCTCGACGCCCTGATCAAAAAGCTCGGCCCGCAATAAGACAGAGCGCCAGGCGCCTAACGCTGATCGCCTGTCGCTTCAAAGAACCACCGGCCCGGTGTAAGCCTGGTCGGTGAAGCCCACACAAAAACAATTAATGGGAGATCCGGTCATGAACCAGATCGCAGATTCAGCCACCGATGGCGACGCGCTCAGCCGGGCGGTACGCAAGGTAAAGCGTCATGTGCTGCCGCTGTTCGTCGTCATGTTCATCGTCAACTACATCGACCGGGTGAATATCGGCTTTGTGCGCCCTCACATCGAGAGCGATCTCGGTATCGGAGCGGCCGCCTATGGATTGGGGGCAGGCCTTTTCTTCATCGGCTACGCACTTTTCGAAGTCCCCTCCAACATTCTTCTGCAGCGAGTCGGCGCCCGTCTCTGGCTTACTCGCATCATGTTGACTTGGGGGCTGGTTGCCAGTGCCACGGCCTTCATGCAGAACGAAACCCACTTCTATATCCTGCGCTTCCTCCTGGGCGTAGCGGAGGCCGGGTTCTTCCCTGGCGTCATCTATTACTTCACGCGCTGGCTGCCGAAAGAAGAGCGCGGCAAAGCGATCGCCATCTTCCTGAGTGGGTCTGCGGCAGCATCTCTCATCTCCGGCCCGCTTGCAGGTGCACTGATGCAAATCCAGGGGCTCGGAATGCATGGATGGCAATGGATGCTGTTCATTGAAGGCATGGTCTCCGTCACCCTGTGCTTCGCCGTTTGGTTCTGGCTTGATTCCACGCCCAACGATGCCAAATGGCTGTCTGCAGACGAGAAGGATGCACTTAACGGTGCGATCGAGCGCGAGCAACGTGAGCGCGAGTCGATGACGGGCCCCAAGCCAACCCTTTGGACGCTGCTGCGTGATTCCCAGATAGTGTTGTTCTGCGTGCTGTATTTCTGCATCCAGTTGACCATCTATGCCGCAACGTTCTGGCTGCCGAGCATCATCAAAAGCATGGGTGGTCTCAGCGACCTCCAGGTTGGTTTCTTCAACTCGATCCCCTGGCTGATTTCCATCCTAGCAATGTACGCATTTGCCGCCTGTGCGGGCCGTTGGAAGTATCAGCAGGCATGGGTCGCTACCGCGCTGCTCATCGCCGGCTTGGGTATGTTCCTGTCGACCACGGGTGGCCCTGTCTTCGCCTTCATAGCCGTGTGCTTCGCTGCGATCGGTTTCAAATCGGCCTCCTCGCTCTTCTGGCCGATTCCCCAGGGGTACCTCGATGCACGTATCGCAGCCGCGGTGATCGCGCTGATCAACTCCCTGGGCAACCTCGGCGGCTTCGTAGCCCCAACGACCTTCGGCATTCTCGAGCAGCAAACCGGTTCTATCCAGGGCGGCCTTTACGGTCTCGCCTGCACCTCGCTCCTTGCCGCCGTTCTCGTCTTCTTCGTTCGTACGACGCCAAAGAGTGCGAACGACAAAAGCGCCAAACACCCCACGGCACTGAGCCAGCCCCACTGATACTGCAGGAAAGCCTTTATGAACCTTCACACTGCTACCCAGCCTATCTCCAACCAGCCCGTGCAGGCACCCAGTGGGACGCCTGTCGTCACGCACCTGAAGGTGGTTCCTGTCGCGGGCCACGATGGAATGCTGTTGAACCTGAGCGGCGCCCATGGCCCCTACTTCACCCGCAACGTGGTTGTTCTGCGCGATAGCGCTGGCAACACAGGCGTCGGTGAAGTCCCTGGTGGCGAGCGCATCCGCCAGACGCTGGAAGATGCGCGTAGCCTGGTCGTTGGACAACCGATCGGCCATTACCAGCGCGTACTGAATGCCATGCGCCAGAGCTTCGCCAGCCGCGATGCAGCGGGGCGCGGTCTGCAGACCTTCGATCTGCGTATCACTGTCCATGCCGTGACCGCCATGGAGTCGGCATTGCTGGACCTGCTGGGCCAACACTTGGGTGTCCCGATGGCAGCCCTGCTGGGCGAAGGCCAGCAACGCGACAAGGTAAAGATGCTGGGCTACCTCTTCTACGTTGGCGACCGCAACGATACCAATCTGGAGTACCGCAGCGAGCCGGATGCCGACAACGACTGGTTCCGTATACGCCACGAAAAAGCGATGACACCCGAAGCCGTCGTTCGCCTCGCTGAAGCCGCCAAGGCCCGATATGGCTTCACCGATTTCAAGCTCAAGGGCGGCGTTCTACGCGGCGAACAAGAGATCGAGGCCGTGACCGCGCTCGCCGAGCGCTTCCCTGAAGCCCGAATCACCCTTGACCCCAACGGCGCCTGGTCACTGAAGGACGCCATCAGGCTCTGCCGCGACCAGCATCATGTCCTGGCCTATGCCGAGGACCCCTGTGGCGCTGAGCATGGCTATTCTGGCCGAGAGGTGATGGCCGAGTTCCGGCGCGCTACCGGGCTGCCCACTGCAACCAACATGATCGCCACCGACTGGCGCGAAATGAGCCATGCCATTCAACTGCAGTCCGTCGACATTCCCCTCGCCGACCCTCACTTCTGGACGCTGCAAGGGTCGGTACGCGTTGCCCAGATGTGCCATGACTGGGGATTGACCTGGGGCTCGCACTCCAACAACCACTTCGATATTTCGTTGGCGATGTTCACCCAGGTGGCAGCTGCTGCGCCGGGCCAGATCACGGCCATCGATACCCATTGGATCTGGCAGGATGGGCAGCGCCTGACTCGTGACCCGTTGCAGATCGTCGATGGTTTCGTGACGGTACCTCAACGCCCTGGCCTTGGCGTCGAGGTCGATGAGGATCAACTGGCAAAAGCCAACGAACTCTACCTACGTAAAGGCCTGGGCGCGCGTGATGACGCCGTCGCCATGCAGTTCCTGATCCCTGGCTGGACATTCGACAACAAGCGCCCTTGTCTGGTGCGTTGACATCCTTTTGTGCCTTTCGCAGCGGTGAGCCACAAGCAAGCCGCCCCTTCGACATCCACGATCACAGGACCTCGCCATGCCTCTTATCGGACACAACTTCATCGCGGGCGCTCGAAGCGCAGCCGGCCCCATCACGCTCCAGAGCCTGGATGCAACCACTGGCCAAGCACTCCCGACGACC contains:
- a CDS encoding AraC family transcriptional regulator, with protein sequence MDRLSKLLALYGVRAELYYSGGFCGARQYTGADRKGHMHLLQGGVLELSVAGRSNVRLTEPSLIFIPRPNWHQLSSTPAGEARLQCASLEFAGGVDNPLAAALPDVMVLPLAELPMLSDTVKWLFAEADGDHCGRRATLDRLFELTVIQLLRHLLDHHQLESGMMAGLADARLSRSLVKMHETPQHPWSISELASESNMSRASYAARFKAVIGQTPADYLLSWRISLAQKLLREGTAMALVSDQVGYESPSALARAFRRKTGLNPRDWVKSIDAVDAHPVRSSATRIKRMDDKKAQPPARSGTA
- a CDS encoding MFS transporter, with translation MNQIADSATDGDALSRAVRKVKRHVLPLFVVMFIVNYIDRVNIGFVRPHIESDLGIGAAAYGLGAGLFFIGYALFEVPSNILLQRVGARLWLTRIMLTWGLVASATAFMQNETHFYILRFLLGVAEAGFFPGVIYYFTRWLPKEERGKAIAIFLSGSAAASLISGPLAGALMQIQGLGMHGWQWMLFIEGMVSVTLCFAVWFWLDSTPNDAKWLSADEKDALNGAIEREQRERESMTGPKPTLWTLLRDSQIVLFCVLYFCIQLTIYAATFWLPSIIKSMGGLSDLQVGFFNSIPWLISILAMYAFAACAGRWKYQQAWVATALLIAGLGMFLSTTGGPVFAFIAVCFAAIGFKSASSLFWPIPQGYLDARIAAAVIALINSLGNLGGFVAPTTFGILEQQTGSIQGGLYGLACTSLLAAVLVFFVRTTPKSANDKSAKHPTALSQPH
- a CDS encoding YkgB family protein translates to MNTSLADRSIATRLLNRGLGQHVTRTGVAGIYVAMAIIYFWFGGMKFTGYEANGIHGFVSNSPLLYWVYNLMSVQGFSNFLGVLEVSIGLLIAGRVFSAKFSALGGLLSAGLFITTLSFMLTTPGVFEPSLGFPAISVVPGQFLLKDLGLLAASIFIAGTSMTALEQK
- a CDS encoding FadR/GntR family transcriptional regulator, with the translated sequence MELHDSPAPATRKKGHTRAHDLVSDLTRRILMGAFKPGDKLPSEAAIVREHGVSRTVVREALSKLQASGLVETRHGIGTFVIMRQPQTGFHLGMETAASVRQVLEVRIGLEGQAAALAALRRTDEHLRRMREALDDYQDLAAIGDSCVEPDRRFHLLIAEATGNVYFTELLVHLGSALIPRNRIESNERPEANLARQAYLANLEHEAIFNAIRTQDPDAARAAIRLHLTNSQNRLINDSRPRG
- the gudD gene encoding glucarate dehydratase translates to MNLHTATQPISNQPVQAPSGTPVVTHLKVVPVAGHDGMLLNLSGAHGPYFTRNVVVLRDSAGNTGVGEVPGGERIRQTLEDARSLVVGQPIGHYQRVLNAMRQSFASRDAAGRGLQTFDLRITVHAVTAMESALLDLLGQHLGVPMAALLGEGQQRDKVKMLGYLFYVGDRNDTNLEYRSEPDADNDWFRIRHEKAMTPEAVVRLAEAAKARYGFTDFKLKGGVLRGEQEIEAVTALAERFPEARITLDPNGAWSLKDAIRLCRDQHHVLAYAEDPCGAEHGYSGREVMAEFRRATGLPTATNMIATDWREMSHAIQLQSVDIPLADPHFWTLQGSVRVAQMCHDWGLTWGSHSNNHFDISLAMFTQVAAAAPGQITAIDTHWIWQDGQRLTRDPLQIVDGFVTVPQRPGLGVEVDEDQLAKANELYLRKGLGARDDAVAMQFLIPGWTFDNKRPCLVR
- the kdgD gene encoding 5-dehydro-4-deoxyglucarate dehydratase, with product MNPQELKSILSSGLLSFPVTDFTASGDFNAASYAKRLEWLAPYGASALFAAGGTGEFFSLEPNEYSSIIKTAVETCHGQVPILAGAGGPTRQAIAYAQEAQRQGAAGILLLPHYLTEASQQGLVAHVEQVCRSVDFGVVVYNRNVCRLTADSLEKLADRCPNLIGFKDGIGEIEPMVAIRRRLGERLTYLGGLPTAEVYAAAYKALGVPVYSSAVFNFIPKTAIEFYNAVASDDHTTVNRLIDEFFLPYLDIRNRCEGYGVSIIKAGAKLAGHDAGPVRAPLTDLNGEEMEMLDALIKKLGPQ